The window GGGGAACCGGGACAGGGGGCTCACCAGTTGCTGCAGAGATAGCCAAAGATTTGGGGGCTCTGACCGTAGGAGTGGTTACCAAGCCATTTATGTTTGAAGGACCCATTCGCTTTAAGCAGGCTGAACAAGGACTGAAAAACATGAAGAGAAAAGTTGATACTTTAATCGTTATTCCCAACCAGAGACTATTTGCCATTATTGATGAAACCACTCCTGCTCTGGATGCCTTTAAAGTGGCTGACGATGTTCTCCGCCAGGCAGTACAGAGTATCTCAGAGATTATTACATCACGTGGAATGATTAATGTTGATTTTGCTGATGTGAAGACGATTATGGTCGGTGCCGGAGAGGCACTAATGGGAATGGGCTGGGCACGGGGGAAAGATAGAGCAATTAAGGCGGCTAAGGCAGCTATAAATTGTCCTTTGTTAGAAGATGTTTCTATTATAGGCGCCAAAGGTATTTTGGTTAATATTACCGGAAATAGAGATATTACTATGTTTGAAATTAAAGAGGCAATGGACTTAATTCACAATGCTTCCGCCTCGGGAGCAAATGTCTTCTTTGGTCAGGCATTCGATGAGAGCCTCAAAGATGTGGTAAAAGTTACTGTAATTGCTACTGGCTTTCCTCCACCACGACTTCTTCCGGAAGAGAAATTCACACAGGAAGAGTTCGCCGGGGATTCATGGGAAGACAAGAGGGAATTATTGAGAGAGCCTGGCTATCTGAAGGAGAACCTGCGAGTACCCGCTATTCTTCGGAGAAAGAAGAAGTACCGGTAATTCTGATGATTTTTGGGAGCTGAGATGGGAATTGCTGACCTTTTACGCGAAATGGTTGATAAAAAGGGTTCCGACCTGCATCTCCGTGTGGGAAGTCCGCCCATTTTTCGAATCGATGGACGGCTTGTACGCAGTTCATATCCCCATCTTAGTCCCAAGGAGACTGAGCGGATCGGCCTATCCCTTTTAAATGAGAAGCAGAAACAGATTTTGGAGGAGAACCACGAGTGCGACCTGTCTTATGCAATAGAAGGATTGGCCCGTTTCAGAATCAATATTTTCTTCCAGAAAGGAACTATTCACATAGCATTTCGCCTTGTGCCTTTTGAAATTCCTAATTTTGAACAGTTAAATTTGCCTCCTGTATTAAAAAAGATTTCAGAGAATGACCGGGGACTTGTATTGGTCACAGGACCGACGGGCTGTGGCAAATCTACAACGTTGGCGGCAATTGTCGACTACATTAATTCCACACGTTCCGTTCATGTTATAACAATCGAAGATCCTATTGAATTTCTCCATCAAGATAAGAAAAGCGTTATAACTCAAAGGGAGTTAGGTAAAGATACGCTCGATTATCCTGCTGCCTTAAAACATATTGTCCGCCAGGATCCCAATGTAATTCTGGTAGGTGAAATGAGAGATTTAGCCACAATGGCTGCATCATTAACTGCCGCCCAGTTGGGAAGCCTTGTACTATCCACGGTCCATACGATCGATGCCATTCAAACAATAACTCGTATTATAGACCTTTTTCCACCCTACCAACAGAATCAAGTTCGCCTGCAATTGGCTGATACTTTGAAAGCAGTGATTTCCCAGAGGCTTCTGCCCAGAGCTGATGGAAAGGGTAGAGTACCTGCAGTGGAAGTTCTGGTTGCTACTGCGCTGGTCAAGAAATTGATAGAAGAAAATAATATAGGAGAAATTCTTGGTGCTATGGGAAAAGGCGATTATTACGGAATGCAAAGTTTCAATCAGGCATTACAGAAATTGTATAGTAAGGGACTGGTCAAGATGGAAGATGCTTTAGCTTCTGCCAGTACCCCCGAAGAGCTTCTATTATATATTCGCGGAATAGATTCAGGAAGTGGTGCAAAAACTTAAAGATTTGTGGGCACAATTTCGAATTGTGCATACTGTATATTTTAATGGTTAATGAGAGACTTCTTTCTTCCCATCTCCTTTACTTCTAAGTTTCCTGTTTTAGCTGGCATTACAACTTACAGTGCAGGTAATGCAAAATTCCCAAAAAAGAGAAGAGAAATAGCCCGCCGATTAAACATACCGTATTCTCGAATCACTACTGGAGAGCAGATACATAAGAATAGTATCGCTATAGTTAGAGAGAAAGATTTAGGCAGAGAGTTTCCCACTACAGATGGGCTTATTACTGACCTACCCAATGTTCCTCTTGCCATATTTGTTGCAGACTGCCCTCCCATATTCCTTTTCCACCCGCAAAGGAAAAAAATAGTGGGTCTCCTGCATGCCGGTTGGCGAAGCACAGTTGCCAATATTTCTTCCCAAGCAGTGGAGGTAATGTCAGAGATTTTTGGAGTAAAAGCAAGAAATCTTCTTGTAGTCATTGGACCGCATATTTGCAAAGAATGTTATAGAGTCTCCTGGTCTCCAGTAGCAAAATCTTTCACTGAGTGCTTTGAGTCTTTTGGAAGAGAAGTTTTAGCCTCGATAATTTCAGACTCCCCTCAAGCCTCCCAGGAAAAATTTTGGTCCATTGATTTAGCCAAGGCAAATTCATACCAGTTGCAGCGAGCAGGAGTTCTCCCGGAAAATATAGAAATAATTTCCACCTGTACTTATGAACATAAGAATTTCTTTTCCTATCGCCGAGATAAAGCCTCTGCTGGACGGATGATGGCAATAATCCAACTAAATTTTTCTTGACTTCGTTTTAGACATAATATATTATTAAATATCACAAAAAGTCTAAATATATCAAAAGATATAAGAAAAAACCACAAGAAGAGAGGAAAGAATAATGCAAAGATTAATGACTATAAGAGAGGTAGCAGATTATCTTAGATTGAGTAAAGTTACAGTGTACAAAATGACCCGCCAGGGTAAGATTCCTGCCTTAAAAATTGGGAAACAGTGGCGTTACAACAAGTCAGAAATAGATTCTTGGGTTAAGCAAAAATCGAATAGTAAGCACCATTAAATCCTGAAATGGAGAAGAGAATGAAAAGGATTTTAACTTCAACAGATAGAAGGGCATCAATAAGAGTTTTAGCAGGAATCCCTGTTAAAGTAAAAGTGAGGGATTTACCCGGTAATATTCCGACGAGTTTCTCTGCAGAGACAGCCGATTTAAGTTCCCGGGGGGCTTCTCTCCTTTTAAATAATTCTCTACCAGTTTCTTCGAGGATTTCATTAACTCTTGATTTAGCCTTTCCTTTCCCCCGGCTGGAAGCAGATGCAAAAGTCCTCTGGAACTATTTCCTACCGAGAGATAAAAAATTTAATTGTGGAGTGCAATTTTTAGGTTTAAAGAAAGAGTATAAGAGAATATTAAAAGAATTTACAAAAACGAAAAGCAGTCTTGGCGAAGCAATACCTAAACGGAGAAGAACGGAAAGAAGAACAAAGGCTGAACGAAGAACCACGGTGATACCTGACCATGCTTCCAATTGCCGGCGAGTAAGAGATAGGAGGTCTTTTGAGCGTAGACAGACTCTGGGGAGGCGCTTTTTTCGAAAATTAACAGAATCAGTTCTACAGTTAATTCTTCTATTTAAAAAGAAAGATATCGAATCTTAATGCTTATAAATAAAATATGTCAATAAGAGAGAATTTAGAAAGAATTAAAGAGAAAATCCGAGTGAAGTCAGAATTGGTTGGTCGAGATCCTCAGGAGATAACTCTGGTGGCAGTGACTAAAACAGTAGAGGCGGATAGGATTGAAGAGGCAATAGCTGCGGGAGTAAATATTATTGGTGAGAGCCGAATCCAGGAAGCGAAAGAAAAATATAGAAAAGTAGAAAGTAGAATTATCTGGCACTTGGTGGGACACTTGCAGAGGAATAAGGCAAAGGATGCTGTTAAAATTTTTGATTTAATCCATTCCGTGGACAGCGCTAAATTGGCGAAAGAGATTGACAAGCAGGCCAGAAAAATCGGGAAGATACAGAAAATCTTAGTGGAAGTGAATGTCTGGGGTGAAGAATCGAAGTATGGATTAAATCCTGAAGAGATAATTACTTTTCTCCAAGAGATTAGCGGACTTCCCAACATAAAGATTAAAGGACTGATGACCGTGGCGCCCCTTTATGAAAATCCGGAAGATTGTAGACCCTGCTTTAGAAAACTAAAGGAACTTGTGGAAGAAATAAAAACTGAAAATATAAGAAATGTGGAAATGACATACCTGTCCATGGGTATGAGTAATGACTTTGAAGTGGCCATTGAGGAAGGTTCAAATATGGTGCGTATAGGAAGAGCAATCTTCGGGCCATAAAAATAATATAAGAGGAAAAGTTATGGAACAAAATGACGAAAAATGGATGAAAGAAAAGAGAAGAAAAGGAGGAGAAAGGCGCCGTCCTGGTGGAGGAAGACCCCCTTTTGTTGAACGTCGTAAAGGAAAAAGAAGGAAAAATTCATCTGCTATGGTCCCTAAAGAGAAAAAGAACCTATGGAAAGAGAAAAGGGTGGTTTTCATTGGCTGTGGAAATATGGGTAGTGCATTAATCTCGGGAATTCTGGAGAGCGGACTGATTAGTAAGGATAAGGTTTTGGTTACTGATATTAGACCTAAGCGGCTTGAGTATATCAGGGAAAAAGAAGGAGTCTCTACTACCGAGGACAACAGAGAAGCAGTGGAGAAGAGCGATGTTATTGTTTTGGCTGTAAAGCCCCAGGTAATTGGGAGGGTTCTTTCTGAAATTAAAGATGTTGTGACAGGAGATAAAGTGATTATCTCCATCGCTGCTGGAATTACTACAGGCTTTATAGAGAAAGCTCTTGGCAAAGAAGTTTCGGTGGTTAGAGTAATGCCCAATACTCCTGCTCTGGTCAAAACAGGTGCCTCAGGTCTCTCCCCAGGTAAGTATGCAGGCGAACAGGAAGAGGCTATTGCACAACAGATGATGCGTAGAGTGGGAATTGTAGTTAAAGTTCCTGAAGAGATGCTCGATGCAGTAACTGCCCTTTCAGGTAGCGGTCCAGCATATATATTCTATATCATTGAGTCGCTAATTGAGGCAGGGATGGAAATGGGGTTATCAGAGGATGATGCGAGAAAACTGGTTGGTCAGACGGTCCTCGGTGCAGTGAGGATGGTTATGGACACAGGGGAAAGTCCTCAAGTTTTAAGAGCGAGAGTGACATCGCCTGGCGGAACAACTGAAGCTGCATTGAAATATCTTGAGGAAAAAGGATTTCAGAAAATTTTGATTGCCGCCGTGAAGGAGGCTGCTATAAGGTCAAAAGAGCTAAGCACAGGTTAAGGATGTAGCTGCAGAGCGAAGCTCTGCTTTAAATAGAGTACTGGAGCGATAGCTCCGCGTTATAATCGCGAAGCTTTGCTTCGCTACTCCAAGGACTTGTTCCCATAATTTGAAAGCTGCAATTTTAAATTTGTTATTTGAAACTTGAAAGAGGAAGTGGTATGCAATTTCTACTAAGTATTCTTGGTTATCTGATTAACTGTTTCTTAGTTATTCTGTTTATTGTAGTTTTAGCCAAGTTCATTCTGGCCAGGCCAGGCAAAGATTTAAATACCATTTTTTTGGGACCACTCATTAAGGACTTTTCAGAAATCATTTTCAATCAGGCGCGCAAGTTTATCCCGATTGAGGAAGAATCTACTCTTTCCATTACCCTTCTGGTGATATTTGTTCTACTCTTCTGGCTGGTAGGTTCTTTCATAATAAAATAAAAAATGATTAATACAATCTGCTGGAAAAAAGGCAAAGTCTATATCTTAGATCAAAGGGAACTCCCTCATAAAGAAGAAGTAATTGAGTGTAAGAACTACCAGAAAGTTGTCCTTTGTATTGAAAAGATGTCCATCCGCGGCGCTCCCGCGATTGGCATTGCTTCTGCGATGGGACTGGCTCTGGGGGCAAGAAGCATCAAGGACAAAACGAAAAGTGGGTTCTTCAAAAAATTAAAAGCAATAGCAAATCGTTTCCTACATACCCGACCAACCGGAGCAAATCTTTTCTGGGCAATTGAGAAGTTGCTTAGCTTAGCCAGAAAGAATCGTAAGAAATCTTTAGAAGAAATCAAATATATTCTTGAAAAGGAAGCCATTAACATACTAAAAGAGGACATTAAATTAAATAAGCAAATTGGCAAAAACGGACTGAAGTTAATTGATAAACCAGCCAATATTCTTACCCATTGCAATACAGGTTCACTGGCTACAGGAGGTTATGGAACAGCCCTGGGAGTGATTAGAGCAGCTTATAGCAAGGGGAAGATAAAGAAAGTTTTTGTGGATGAGACACGTCCGGCACTACAGGGAGCTCGTCTTACTGCGTGGGAGCTTGTTCATGATAAGATTCCATCTGTTTTGGTGACCGATAATATGGCCGGGCATCTTATGCAGAAGGGCGTTGTCGATTGCGTAATTGTGGGCGCCGACCGCATTGCTGCAAATGGCGATGTGGTTAACAAGATCGGGACCTATACTTTGGCTGTTTTAGCAAACCATCACCGTGTTCCCTTCTATGTTGCCGCTCCCTCAGCCACTGTTGATATGAAGACTCATAAGGGTGAAGATATTGTGATTGAACAGAGAAATTCCAAAGAAGTTCTGGAATTCCAAGGAAGGAGAATTGCTCCCAAGAATATGGCTGTGGTCAACCCTGCTTTTGACCTTACGCCACATAAGTTAGTGAGTGCTATCATAACTGAGAGAGGAGTTATCAGGCATCCCAATAGAAGAAAAATGGTCTCACTTTTCACATAAGTGAAAAGAACCTTTGTGGAAGGGGTCGCTGGAGCGACGAATAAGGAGCTCCGTGTTAGCGACGGGAGCGAGATGGTGAGCGCCCAGGATGACTGGTCCCGATGAAATCGGGACGACCGAGCGAAGCGAGGGAAAGGTGCGGACGCGAGACGGTGAGCGCCCCGGGGAACAGAGAGCGAAGCGAACGTCCCGATTTTATCGGGAAGCACAGGCTGATTCACAGGAGATTGAAAAATGGAATACAATAAAACAATAAACCTTCCCACTACCCGGTTTCAGATGAAAGCCGATTTGCCAAATCGGGAACCCCAGATACAGAAAAGGTGGGAAGAAATGGAATTATACGAAGCTATCCAGGAAAAGAATAAGAATAGACCAAGGTATATTCTCCACGACGGTCCACCTTATGCTAATGGAAACATCCATATGGGACATGCCTTAAATAAAATTCTTAAGGATATAATCGTTAAGTTTAAACTGATGGGAGGATTCAATGTTCCCTTTGTTCCTGGATGGGATTGCCATGGACTGCCTATTGAATACCAGCTGTTAAAGAGTTTGGGGCTTAGGAAAGAAGAGATAGACAGGGTTGAATTCCGCAAGAAAGCGCGAGCTTATGCGCAAGAGTTTGCTTCCATTCAGAAAGAAGAGTTCAAGCGATTGGGAATTTTTGGCGACTGGGAAAATCCCTATTTAACGATGTCCTACGATTACGAGGCTAAAATCATCGAGATATTCAAGCGTCTTGTGGGGCAAGGTTATATTTACAGAGGAAAGAAACCAGTCTATTGGTGTGCAAATTGCGAGACAGCTCTGGCCGAAGCCGAAGTAGAATATTCCAATCACACTTCCCATTCTGTTTATGTGAAATTCCCCCTCAAAAAATTGGGAAAAGATAAGGAGACTAAATTACAACTACCTACTTCCGTTCTCATCTGGACAACAACTCCCTGGACTTTGCCCGCTAATGTAGCTCTTGCTTTTCATCCACAATACGAATATGCATGGGTAAAGTTATCTCCTTCGGATTCTTTTTTAAAAAAAGAGATAATAATTGTGGCTAAAGAGTTGATGTCGAATATAATGGAAAAATTAGGGATTAAAAATTATGATATTCTGAAAGTTTGGCAGGGTAAAGATTTCGAAGGAATTGTTTGCTCTCATCCTTTTATGGGAAGGGATTCTCTCGGCATCTTAGCCGATTTCGTGACCTTGAAGGAAGGAACGGGGATAGTGCACATTGCTCCCGGACACGGGCAGGAAGATTACCAAATTGGGTTGAAATATGAGCTTCCGGTTTTAGCTCTTGTAGATGTTAAGGGAAAATTTACTAAAGAAGTTCCACAATTTTCCGGGATGGATGTTTTTTCTTCTAACAAGCTAATTATAGAAAAAATGCAGAATTCCTCTCACCTTCTCTTTTCTGAAGAGATTGTCCATACTTATCCCCACTGTTGGCGCTGCAAGAAGCCACTTATTTTCCGGGCTACGGAACAGTGGTTCCTGGATGTAGATAAAAATAAGCTCAGAGAAAGGATGCTGAAAGCAATAAGAAAGGTGGAATGGATTCCCAAAATTGGAGAAAATAGAATCTCTAGTATGGTGGAAACAAGACCAGATTGGTGTCTTTCCCGTCAAAGGTATTGGGGAGTTCCCCTTCCTATCTTCTATTGTAAAAATTGTGGGGAACCGCTAATGTCTGAAGAGAGCATAAGTGCTGTTCGAGATTTGTTTCTCAGGGAGGGAAGCGATGCCTGGTATATAAAAAGAGAAGAAGAGATTCTGCCAAAAAATATAAAGTGCCCCAAATGCAAAAAAAGAGAATTTGTTAAAGAGAAAGATATTATGGATGTCTGGTTCGATTCTGGGGTCAGTCATGAAGCTGTTCTGAGAGAGCGAGAAAACCTATCCTGGCCCGCAGACTTATACCTGGAGGGCTCAGACCAGCACAGGGGTTGGTTCCAGGCCTCGTTGATTCCTGCAATTGCCTTGGAAAAGGCACCTCCCTTTAAGAGTGTTTTAACTCACGGGTTTGTCGTTGATGGTGAAGGCAGAAAAATGTCCAAATCGATAGGTAACGTAATTGCCCCCCAGGAAATTATCGAAAAGTATGGCGCTGAGATTTTAAGGCTATGGGTTGCTTCGGAAGACTACCGTGAAGATGTGCGCATTTCTTCAGAAATTCTCGGTCACCTTGTCGAAAGTTATCGACGAATCAGAAATACTTTCCGTTTCCTTTTAGGAAACTTGAATGATTTCAATATTTCAAAAAAGGTAAAATACAAAGAGATGTCGGAAATCGATCAGTGGATGCTGCATAGATTGCAGGAATTGATTTCCCAGGTGGTAGACGATTATGAATCCTTCGAATTACATCGAGTTTATAGAGCTATCCACAATTTCTGCACCATAGAGCTTTCCTCATTCTATTTAGATGTGCTTAAGGATAGGCTGTATACTTTTGACAGAAATTCTCTTCCCCGAAGGTCGGCTCAGACGGTTCTTTATGAAATAGCAGTGAGTTTGATTAAACTCACTACACCAATTCTGTCACATACTGCCGAAGAGGCCTGGCAGATGGTGCCAGAGGTTAAGGAGGCGAGTGTCTTTTTGACTAATCTTCCTGGGGTGGAGAAAAAGTATTGGAACGAGCGACTGGCGAAAAAGTGGGAGAAGATTTTGCTCCTCAGGAAAAGTGTGGTGAAGGTACTGGAGATTGCCCGAAAAGAGAAGATTATCGGGAGTTCTCTGGAAGCAGAGGTAGACCTTTATACTCAGGAAAAGAAGTTAGCTACTCTTCTCCATAATTACCAGAGAGATTGGAATGAGATTCTCATTGTTTCTGAAGTGAAGATTCTCCAGGAAATGCCTTCAGTCTCTTCCGGGATAGGGAAGGACAAATCGGAAGTTATGATGAGAAGCGAGGAGATGTCTGAACTATATATTAGAGTGAAAAGGGCGCCGGGAAAGAAGTGTGTGCGCTGCTGGAACTGGAATCCCACTGTGGGAGAGAACAGAGAACATACCCAGCTTTGCGCAAGGTGTGTACAAGTAGTTAAGAATCTGTCAACTTCTCCTGACTGAGGTCAAGAGCTTGTAGCTGAACTCCGTCTCAATTGCTTTTTCGAGCCTTTGACATCAACGCTCGCTACTTCAGGGCTTATTGACTGAAGCCCATTGCCAATAAGAGCTTGCCTATTGACAACAAATTTGGTTGCAATATTTCGAGAACCAAGAAGATCACGATGGAGACTGAATCCACAAAAGGAGCAAATGAATTGAAGCCCATTAGATTTGGTCAAATGTCCACATTTGGGGCAGACTTGAGAGGTGTATTCGGGCTTTATTTTGAAAACAGGAACCCCAACTGCTTGAGCTTTATACTCTACAAATCTCTGAAGCTCGTTAAAAGCCCAAGAATGAAAAAAATACCTCTGCTCTTTTCTCTGTTTCGCTGTTTTTCTGATGCCTTTCAGATCCTCCATAACAATAATAGGTCTTCTGTAGCCTTTTGCAAACTCAACAATTTGTTTAGACACAGTATGGTTTCTATCAGTCTGCCACCGTCTCTCTCGTCCAGAAAGGCGTTGAAGAACTCTCTTGCTGGAACGAGTGCCCTTAGACTGAAGCCCAGATCGTGTCTTGCGGAACCGCTCTTTTTTGTGTTTAAGTTCCCCACCTTTGAAAAATTTGCACCTGCTGTTAGGAACAGAAGCAACAGCAAGGTAGCGTTGCCCAATATCTACTCCAATAACATCAACGGTTTCTTGGAGACTAATATCTTCAATTTCTTTACTCACAGAAATGTTAAAGTAATAACCAGTTCTTTTCTTAATAAGATGACCAGAACCTATCTGCCAGGAGCCATCAAGATACCGTCTCTGGTGGTCTCCAGATACAAATTCTACCTTTTGGCGTCCATAAATAGTATTAAGAGAAAGATATTGTCTGTCTATGATTTTAAAATCTCTCGGATAGTTAAGAAGAATACTCTTTCTACTGAAATTGGGAAGTTTGAATCTCTTATTTTTCCAGGCGGACTTGAAAGTAGAAGTTACCAGCCTTATAGCATTGATAGTCATTTGGGATTTAAGCCCGAATTTTTTCCTAATCTCATGATAGGCTCTTTTTTGAAGTTTAAAAGGAGTAAAGCAGAGTTTTTCTTCTATAGCTATATTAGCGATGTAGTTCAGCGCATTAGTATAAGCTTGAAAAGTATCGGATATAGTATCCGGGAAATCTTTGAGTTTGATAGAGACAGTCCTCTGTATTTTTATCATAAATGTATTATGCCGTACCTTGATGACATTGTCAAATTTTTTAAAAAAGAAAGTGGGGCACTAATTCCTCTCCACGAATGAATTGGGGAGCTTCCTTAGCGCTAATTTTGTGAAGAATCTGTGAGAGTAATTTTTTCCCACTGGAGAATAAAATTATAGTGTACTTAATTACTCTAATTCTACTATCTGTTGACCAGTTCTCTAAGTATATAATTAGACAAAAGATGTCTCTCGCAGAGTCAATTCCGATTATAAAGAGTGTATTCCACATCACTTATGTTGAGAACAGGGGCATTGCTTTCGGGCTTTTTCCTCAAGGGAGCTCTCTTTTTATCGTTATTTCCCTAATTATTATTTTAGGTATTATCTTTTTTGAAAGAAAAAAGGTTATTAAATCATTAAAGGAAAGGTTCTGTTTAGGGTTAATTTTGGGTGGTGCTTTAGGTAATCTTATTGACCGATTGAGGTTCGGGTTTGTAATCGATTTTTTAGATTTCCGCATCTGGCCTGTGTTTAACCTTGCCGATTCTGGTGTCTGTATTGGCGGCATTCTTATGGTATTTTTTCTGTTAAGGAAGCGTCCCTGTAAGGAAAGAACCGTTGGTTAGCGAGACGAAAGAATTTATTGTGCATAAGGGAGAAAAAGGAAAGAGACTCGATTTATATTTGTCTTCTTCTTTTCCTGGCCATTCCAGAAATTCCCTGCAAAAGATGATTGTCCAGGGAGATATACTGGTTAATGGCAAGACTGTTTCCAGACATTATAAAGTTAAGGAAAAAGATGTAGTAACCATAAATCTACCTCCAGTTAAGCCTCACAAGGCATTTCCTGAGAAGATTCCTCTGAATATCATCTATGAAGATAAAGCTGTAATTGTACTCAATAAACCGGCGGGCATAGTAGTCCATCCCGCATGTGGAAACTATTCGGGCACATTGGTGAATGCTCTTCTATACCATTTTCCTAGTTTAGATAAGGGAAAATTTCTCGATATTAATCGAGTGGGGATTGTTCACCGCCTGGATAAGGACACTTCTGGAGTTATGGTTGTTGCCAAAAATAACACCTCCTTGTCCCGTTTAGCCAAACAGTTTGAAAATAGAAAAGTGGAAAAGGTATACTTGGCCTTAGTTTTTGGGAAAATTATAAATCCCGAAGGAAGTATTGAGGCGCCAGTGGGGAGAAAGATTACAGACCGGAGAAAGATGGCTGTAACCTCGATAAGTAGCCGCCAGGCAATTACTGATTTTAGAGTACATGAAATTTTAGGAGATTTTACACTTTTGGAGGTAAGACCAAAGACAGGGAGGACGCATCAGATAAGGGTCCATCTGGCACACATCGGACATCCTGTTGTAGGAGATAGTGAGTATGGACGGCCTGCTCCAAAGAATTGGGGAGTGAGCCGACAGCTTCTACACGCATATAAATTGGGATTCATTCATCCTGTTAAAAAGGATTGGGTAAAATTTACTGCTCCCCTCCCCAGGGAATTCAAAAAAGTAATTGCTCAGTTAAGAAAGGATATGAAAATAGAAGGGAATGGTTGAGAAAAGAAAATATCGCGAATTGTTCAAAAGCAAAGACCTGGTGAGCTTCCGAGTTAACCAGAAAGAAACAGACATATACGTAGCTGTAAATGGTAGAGAAAAGAGAAAGCTAAAGAGTATTATCGCCAAAACAGAGAAATTGGTAGGAGATTACCGTCGGGATATTGAAAATTATATAAAGAATTATCCGATTTTTGAAGTAAGTTTTAGACCCGTGGCTGTAGATTCCAATGCTCCAGAAATTATTAAACAGATGGCCCAGGCAGCGCTACTTGCCAATGTAGGTCCCTTTGCCTCAGTAGCCGGAGCAATCGCTGGTGCAGTGGGAAGGAAATTGTCGGAAGAGATTTCCGATGTAATAATTGAAAATGGTGGAGATGTGTTTATAAAAACTAGCAAAACACGCAAAGTGGGAATATATTATGGTTCGAAAGAGATTTCTAACGGATTTGGTCTGGAAGTCCATTCTCCAGATACTCCCCTGGGAATCTGTGCTTCCAGTGGAACTCGTGGCCATTCTTTCAGTTTTGGTCGAGCCGATGTGGCCGTGGCTGTTTCTAATTCCACTGCTTTAGCTGATGCCTGTGCTACAGCTATGGGAAATTTAGTAAAGGAAAATAGAGATATCGCCAAAGGAATCAATTTTGCCAAGAGTATCGAAGGGATTAAGGGAGTAGTTATAATTAAAGGTGGTCAATTTGGATTC is drawn from bacterium and contains these coding sequences:
- the ftsZ gene encoding cell division protein FtsZ, coding for MLKFEQDVGLTANIKVIGIGGGGGNAVNRMVSSEIKGVEFIAANTDAQALRDSLAGYRLQLGAHLTKGLGVGGDPEKGRQAAEEDRDAIRESLAGADMVFITAGLGGGTGTGGSPVAAEIAKDLGALTVGVVTKPFMFEGPIRFKQAEQGLKNMKRKVDTLIVIPNQRLFAIIDETTPALDAFKVADDVLRQAVQSISEIITSRGMINVDFADVKTIMVGAGEALMGMGWARGKDRAIKAAKAAINCPLLEDVSIIGAKGILVNITGNRDITMFEIKEAMDLIHNASASGANVFFGQAFDESLKDVVKVTVIATGFPPPRLLPEEKFTQEEFAGDSWEDKRELLREPGYLKENLRVPAILRRKKKYR
- a CDS encoding PilT/PilU family type 4a pilus ATPase; the encoded protein is MGIADLLREMVDKKGSDLHLRVGSPPIFRIDGRLVRSSYPHLSPKETERIGLSLLNEKQKQILEENHECDLSYAIEGLARFRINIFFQKGTIHIAFRLVPFEIPNFEQLNLPPVLKKISENDRGLVLVTGPTGCGKSTTLAAIVDYINSTRSVHVITIEDPIEFLHQDKKSVITQRELGKDTLDYPAALKHIVRQDPNVILVGEMRDLATMAASLTAAQLGSLVLSTVHTIDAIQTITRIIDLFPPYQQNQVRLQLADTLKAVISQRLLPRADGKGRVPAVEVLVATALVKKLIEENNIGEILGAMGKGDYYGMQSFNQALQKLYSKGLVKMEDALASASTPEELLLYIRGIDSGSGAKT
- the pgeF gene encoding peptidoglycan editing factor PgeF, whose product is MRDFFLPISFTSKFPVLAGITTYSAGNAKFPKKRREIARRLNIPYSRITTGEQIHKNSIAIVREKDLGREFPTTDGLITDLPNVPLAIFVADCPPIFLFHPQRKKIVGLLHAGWRSTVANISSQAVEVMSEIFGVKARNLLVVIGPHICKECYRVSWSPVAKSFTECFESFGREVLASIISDSPQASQEKFWSIDLAKANSYQLQRAGVLPENIEIISTCTYEHKNFFSYRRDKASAGRMMAIIQLNFS
- a CDS encoding helix-turn-helix domain-containing protein translates to MQRLMTIREVADYLRLSKVTVYKMTRQGKIPALKIGKQWRYNKSEIDSWVKQKSNSKHH
- a CDS encoding PilZ domain-containing protein — encoded protein: MKRILTSTDRRASIRVLAGIPVKVKVRDLPGNIPTSFSAETADLSSRGASLLLNNSLPVSSRISLTLDLAFPFPRLEADAKVLWNYFLPRDKKFNCGVQFLGLKKEYKRILKEFTKTKSSLGEAIPKRRRTERRTKAERRTTVIPDHASNCRRVRDRRSFERRQTLGRRFFRKLTESVLQLILLFKKKDIES
- a CDS encoding YggS family pyridoxal phosphate-dependent enzyme — protein: MSIRENLERIKEKIRVKSELVGRDPQEITLVAVTKTVEADRIEEAIAAGVNIIGESRIQEAKEKYRKVESRIIWHLVGHLQRNKAKDAVKIFDLIHSVDSAKLAKEIDKQARKIGKIQKILVEVNVWGEESKYGLNPEEIITFLQEISGLPNIKIKGLMTVAPLYENPEDCRPCFRKLKELVEEIKTENIRNVEMTYLSMGMSNDFEVAIEEGSNMVRIGRAIFGP
- the proC gene encoding pyrroline-5-carboxylate reductase; this translates as MEQNDEKWMKEKRRKGGERRRPGGGRPPFVERRKGKRRKNSSAMVPKEKKNLWKEKRVVFIGCGNMGSALISGILESGLISKDKVLVTDIRPKRLEYIREKEGVSTTEDNREAVEKSDVIVLAVKPQVIGRVLSEIKDVVTGDKVIISIAAGITTGFIEKALGKEVSVVRVMPNTPALVKTGASGLSPGKYAGEQEEAIAQQMMRRVGIVVKVPEEMLDAVTALSGSGPAYIFYIIESLIEAGMEMGLSEDDARKLVGQTVLGAVRMVMDTGESPQVLRARVTSPGGTTEAALKYLEEKGFQKILIAAVKEAAIRSKELSTG
- the mtnA gene encoding S-methyl-5-thioribose-1-phosphate isomerase codes for the protein MINTICWKKGKVYILDQRELPHKEEVIECKNYQKVVLCIEKMSIRGAPAIGIASAMGLALGARSIKDKTKSGFFKKLKAIANRFLHTRPTGANLFWAIEKLLSLARKNRKKSLEEIKYILEKEAINILKEDIKLNKQIGKNGLKLIDKPANILTHCNTGSLATGGYGTALGVIRAAYSKGKIKKVFVDETRPALQGARLTAWELVHDKIPSVLVTDNMAGHLMQKGVVDCVIVGADRIAANGDVVNKIGTYTLAVLANHHRVPFYVAAPSATVDMKTHKGEDIVIEQRNSKEVLEFQGRRIAPKNMAVVNPAFDLTPHKLVSAIITERGVIRHPNRRKMVSLFT